A region of Anopheles merus strain MAF chromosome 2R, AmerM5.1, whole genome shotgun sequence DNA encodes the following proteins:
- the LOC121602443 gene encoding atrial natriuretic peptide receptor 3 isoform X2 encodes MRSRYHKNALVNMCTRTSRCCWFGGPGWKRVLCYRCVCFLYALIVLGIVLLPAPVESGCRRLVRKPCEAICVRRTPDGVPNAGRRLPIGTNPTGFAATDRNVSLPHLASATGWTCELRIVVIMPANTSVEASLPRVQPVLEKAEGYIRREGIIPADVAIRWIPFDDRCEQARATVMAMDGTGSDYCGHLILGPSCDFALAPVARIARYIYNDGIPVITGAGYTFDFEEPKTHCENEFHMLIRTGLVSFKRMAFFMIELIRHFNWNRVVYFYERQSYYNVAGPQTGHLLMNTMAEFFRHENITYSPFSTDSARTNLTESLKEKVGLSYASKFLRKTFRT; translated from the exons ATGCGAAGCCGCTACCACAAAAACGCATTAGTGAACATGTGCACAAGGACATCGCGTTGCTGCTGGTTCGGTGGGCCCGGCTGGAAAAGGGTGCTGTGCTATCGCTGCGTCTGCTTCCTGTACGCGCTGATTGTGCTGGGAATCGTGCTGCTACCGGCCCCAGTCGAGTCGGGCTGCAGGCGGCTGGTGCGGAAACCGTGCGAAGCGATCTGTGTACGCAGGACGCCCGACGGCGTGCCGAACGCTGGTCGGCGGCTACCGATCGGAACAAATCCGACCGGCTTCGCTGCGACTGATCGGAACGTGTCTTTACCACACTTGGCCTCCGCCACCGGGTGGACCTGCGAGCTGCGGATCGTGGTGATCATGCCGGCAAACACGAGCGTGGAAGCATCACTGCCCCGCGTGCAGCCCGTGCTCGAGAAGGCGGAAGGCTACATTCGCCGGGAGGGCATTATACCGGCCGACGTAGCCATTCGCTGGATCCCGTTCGACGATCGGTGCGAACAGGCCCGGGCGACGGTGATGGCGATGGACGGTACCGGCAGTGACTACTGCGGGCATCTCATACTGGGACCGAGCTGTGATTTCGCTTTAG CGCCTGTTGCAAGAATTGCACGATACATCTACAATGACGGTATTCCGGTGATCACCGGAGCCGGATATACATTTGACTTCGAGGAGCCAAAGACACACTGTGAAAACGAGTTTCATATGCTTATTCGTACGGGGCTGGTCAGTTTCAAGCGGATGGCATTCTTCATGATAGAACTAATCCGGCA CTTCAACTGGAACCGCGTGGTTTATTTCTACGAACGGCAGAGCTACTATAACGTGGCCGGACCGCAAACGGGCCACTTGCTGATGAACACGATGGCGGAGTTTTTCCGCCACGAAAACATTACCTACTCTCCCTTCTCCACCGATTCGGCCCGCACAAACCTCACCGAGAGTCTGAAGGAAAAGGTCGGCCTCAGCTATGCAA GTAAGTTCCTCCGTAAAACTTTTAGGACGTAA
- the LOC121602443 gene encoding atrial natriuretic peptide receptor 3 isoform X1 → MRSRYHKNALVNMCTRTSRCCWFGGPGWKRVLCYRCVCFLYALIVLGIVLLPAPVESGCRRLVRKPCEAICVRRTPDGVPNAGRRLPIGTNPTGFAATDRNVSLPHLASATGWTCELRIVVIMPANTSVEASLPRVQPVLEKAEGYIRREGIIPADVAIRWIPFDDRCEQARATVMAMDGTGSDYCGHLILGPSCDFALAPVARIARYIYNDGIPVITGAGYTFDFEEPKTHCENEFHMLIRTGLVSFKRMAFFMIELIRHFNWNRVVYFYERQSYYNVAGPQTGHLLMNTMAEFFRHENITYSPFSTDSARTNLTESLKEKVGLSYARVYRASAHHTGGAKR, encoded by the exons ATGCGAAGCCGCTACCACAAAAACGCATTAGTGAACATGTGCACAAGGACATCGCGTTGCTGCTGGTTCGGTGGGCCCGGCTGGAAAAGGGTGCTGTGCTATCGCTGCGTCTGCTTCCTGTACGCGCTGATTGTGCTGGGAATCGTGCTGCTACCGGCCCCAGTCGAGTCGGGCTGCAGGCGGCTGGTGCGGAAACCGTGCGAAGCGATCTGTGTACGCAGGACGCCCGACGGCGTGCCGAACGCTGGTCGGCGGCTACCGATCGGAACAAATCCGACCGGCTTCGCTGCGACTGATCGGAACGTGTCTTTACCACACTTGGCCTCCGCCACCGGGTGGACCTGCGAGCTGCGGATCGTGGTGATCATGCCGGCAAACACGAGCGTGGAAGCATCACTGCCCCGCGTGCAGCCCGTGCTCGAGAAGGCGGAAGGCTACATTCGCCGGGAGGGCATTATACCGGCCGACGTAGCCATTCGCTGGATCCCGTTCGACGATCGGTGCGAACAGGCCCGGGCGACGGTGATGGCGATGGACGGTACCGGCAGTGACTACTGCGGGCATCTCATACTGGGACCGAGCTGTGATTTCGCTTTAG CGCCTGTTGCAAGAATTGCACGATACATCTACAATGACGGTATTCCGGTGATCACCGGAGCCGGATATACATTTGACTTCGAGGAGCCAAAGACACACTGTGAAAACGAGTTTCATATGCTTATTCGTACGGGGCTGGTCAGTTTCAAGCGGATGGCATTCTTCATGATAGAACTAATCCGGCA CTTCAACTGGAACCGCGTGGTTTATTTCTACGAACGGCAGAGCTACTATAACGTGGCCGGACCGCAAACGGGCCACTTGCTGATGAACACGATGGCGGAGTTTTTCCGCCACGAAAACATTACCTACTCTCCCTTCTCCACCGATTCGGCCCGCACAAACCTCACCGAGAGTCTGAAGGAAAAGGTCGGCCTCAGCTATGCAA GAGTATATCGAGCATCAGCGCATCACACCGGAGGAGCGAAGCGGTGA
- the LOC121602443 gene encoding atrial natriuretic peptide receptor 3 isoform X3 — translation MRSRYHKNALVNMCTRTSRCCWFGGPGWKRVLCYRCVCFLYALIVLGIVLLPAPVESGCRRLVRKPCEAICVRRTPDGVPNAGRRLPIGTNPTGFAATDRNVSLPHLASATGWTCELRIVVIMPANTSVEASLPRVQPVLEKAEGYIRREGIIPADVAIRWIPFDDRCEQARATVMAMDGTGSDYCGHLILGPSCDFALAPVARIARYIYNDGIPVITGAGYTFDFEEPKTHCENEFHMLIRTGLVSFKRMAFFMIELIRHFNWNRVVYFYERQSYYNVAGPQTGHLLMNTMAEFFRHENITYSPFSTDSARTNLTESLKEKVGLSYAR, via the exons ATGCGAAGCCGCTACCACAAAAACGCATTAGTGAACATGTGCACAAGGACATCGCGTTGCTGCTGGTTCGGTGGGCCCGGCTGGAAAAGGGTGCTGTGCTATCGCTGCGTCTGCTTCCTGTACGCGCTGATTGTGCTGGGAATCGTGCTGCTACCGGCCCCAGTCGAGTCGGGCTGCAGGCGGCTGGTGCGGAAACCGTGCGAAGCGATCTGTGTACGCAGGACGCCCGACGGCGTGCCGAACGCTGGTCGGCGGCTACCGATCGGAACAAATCCGACCGGCTTCGCTGCGACTGATCGGAACGTGTCTTTACCACACTTGGCCTCCGCCACCGGGTGGACCTGCGAGCTGCGGATCGTGGTGATCATGCCGGCAAACACGAGCGTGGAAGCATCACTGCCCCGCGTGCAGCCCGTGCTCGAGAAGGCGGAAGGCTACATTCGCCGGGAGGGCATTATACCGGCCGACGTAGCCATTCGCTGGATCCCGTTCGACGATCGGTGCGAACAGGCCCGGGCGACGGTGATGGCGATGGACGGTACCGGCAGTGACTACTGCGGGCATCTCATACTGGGACCGAGCTGTGATTTCGCTTTAG CGCCTGTTGCAAGAATTGCACGATACATCTACAATGACGGTATTCCGGTGATCACCGGAGCCGGATATACATTTGACTTCGAGGAGCCAAAGACACACTGTGAAAACGAGTTTCATATGCTTATTCGTACGGGGCTGGTCAGTTTCAAGCGGATGGCATTCTTCATGATAGAACTAATCCGGCA CTTCAACTGGAACCGCGTGGTTTATTTCTACGAACGGCAGAGCTACTATAACGTGGCCGGACCGCAAACGGGCCACTTGCTGATGAACACGATGGCGGAGTTTTTCCGCCACGAAAACATTACCTACTCTCCCTTCTCCACCGATTCGGCCCGCACAAACCTCACCGAGAGTCTGAAGGAAAAGGTCGGCCTCAGCTATGCAA GATAG